The following proteins are co-located in the Microbacterium sp. SORGH_AS_0888 genome:
- the uvrB gene encoding excinuclease ABC subunit UvrB — protein sequence MQTTRSVRPFEVVSEYSPSGDQPQAIAELASRINAGETDVVLLGATGTGKSATTAWLIEQVQRPTLVLAHNKTLAAQLANEFRDLMPNNAVEYFVSYYDYYQPEAYVPQTDTFIEKDSSINAEVERLRHSTTNSLLSRRDVVVVSTVSCIYGLGAPEEYLRAMVALQVGERYDRDALIRQFIAMQYNRNDVDFSRGNFRVRGDTIEIIPVYEEYAIRIELFGDEIEALYILHPLTGEVIRRMESVPIFPASHYVAGTDVVQRAIGTIETELAERLAEFERQGKLLEAQRLRMRTTFDLEMLQQLGFCSGIENYSRHLDGRSAGEPPHTLLDFFPDDFLLVIDESHVTVPQIGAMYEGDASRKRTLVEHGFRLPSAMDNRPLRWDEFKERIGQTVYLSATPGRYEMGIADGIVEQIIRPTGLVDPEIVVKPSKGQIDDLLEEIRIRVERDERVLVTTLTKKMAEELTDFLGEHGVRVRYLHSDVDTLRRVELLTELRAGVYDVLVGINLLREGLDLPEVSLVSILDADKEGFLRSGTSLIQTIGRAARNVSGQVHMYADKITDSMRSAIDETERRRERQIAYNLEHGIDPQPLRKRIADITDALIREGADTKALLAKSGAGKGKAPTPRSLSTSKGREGIAAEGAAQLEATIGDLSEQMLAAAAELKFELAARLRDEVQDLKKELRAMERAGHA from the coding sequence GTGCAGACAACACGTTCGGTCCGGCCCTTCGAGGTCGTCAGCGAGTACTCGCCCAGCGGCGACCAGCCACAGGCGATCGCCGAGCTCGCCTCGCGCATCAACGCCGGTGAGACCGACGTCGTGCTCCTCGGAGCGACCGGCACCGGCAAATCGGCGACGACGGCGTGGCTGATCGAGCAGGTGCAGCGACCGACTCTCGTGCTGGCGCACAACAAGACGCTCGCGGCGCAGCTGGCGAACGAGTTCCGCGACCTCATGCCGAACAACGCGGTCGAGTACTTCGTGTCGTACTACGACTACTACCAGCCCGAGGCGTACGTGCCCCAGACGGACACCTTCATCGAGAAGGACAGCTCCATCAACGCCGAGGTGGAGCGGCTGCGCCACTCCACCACGAACTCGCTGCTCTCCCGACGCGATGTCGTGGTCGTCTCCACGGTGTCGTGCATCTATGGTCTCGGCGCACCGGAGGAGTATCTGCGCGCCATGGTCGCCCTGCAGGTGGGGGAGCGCTACGACCGCGACGCGCTCATCCGGCAGTTCATCGCGATGCAGTACAACCGCAACGACGTCGACTTCTCGCGCGGCAACTTCCGCGTCCGGGGGGACACGATCGAGATCATCCCGGTCTACGAGGAGTACGCGATCAGGATCGAGCTCTTCGGGGACGAGATCGAGGCGCTCTACATCCTGCACCCGCTCACGGGCGAGGTCATCCGGCGGATGGAGTCCGTCCCGATCTTCCCGGCGTCGCACTACGTCGCGGGAACGGATGTCGTGCAGCGGGCGATCGGCACGATCGAGACGGAGCTGGCGGAACGGCTCGCCGAGTTCGAACGACAGGGGAAGCTGCTCGAAGCACAGCGTCTGCGGATGCGCACCACCTTCGATCTCGAGATGCTCCAGCAGCTCGGGTTCTGCTCCGGCATCGAGAACTACTCCCGGCACCTCGACGGCCGCTCCGCGGGGGAGCCTCCCCACACACTGCTCGACTTCTTCCCCGACGACTTCCTCCTGGTTATCGACGAGTCGCACGTCACCGTCCCACAGATCGGAGCGATGTACGAGGGCGACGCGTCTCGCAAGCGCACGCTCGTGGAGCACGGCTTCCGGCTGCCGTCCGCGATGGACAACCGGCCGCTCCGGTGGGACGAGTTCAAGGAGCGCATCGGCCAGACGGTGTACCTGTCGGCGACGCCGGGGCGGTACGAGATGGGCATCGCCGACGGCATCGTCGAGCAGATCATCCGTCCCACCGGGCTCGTGGACCCCGAGATCGTCGTCAAGCCGTCGAAGGGACAGATCGACGATCTGCTCGAAGAGATTCGGATCCGCGTCGAACGCGACGAGCGCGTGCTCGTGACGACGCTCACCAAGAAGATGGCCGAGGAGCTCACCGACTTCCTCGGCGAGCACGGCGTGCGTGTGCGCTACCTGCACTCGGATGTCGACACCCTCCGCCGTGTCGAGCTGCTCACGGAGCTCCGTGCGGGGGTGTACGACGTCCTCGTCGGCATCAACCTGCTCCGCGAGGGGCTCGACCTTCCCGAGGTCTCGCTCGTCTCGATCCTCGACGCCGACAAGGAGGGGTTCCTGCGCAGCGGCACCTCGCTCATCCAGACCATCGGCCGCGCCGCACGCAACGTGTCCGGCCAGGTGCACATGTACGCCGACAAGATCACGGATTCGATGCGGAGCGCGATCGACGAGACCGAGCGACGCCGCGAGAGGCAGATCGCCTACAACCTCGAGCACGGCATCGATCCGCAACCGCTGCGAAAGCGGATCGCCGACATCACCGATGCGTTGATCCGCGAGGGCGCCGATACGAAGGCGCTCCTCGCGAAGAGCGGTGCCGGCAAGGGCAAGGCTCCCACGCCGCGTTCCCTGAGCACGTCGAAGGGGCGCGAAGGCATCGCGGCCGAGGGGGCGGCACAACTGGAGGCGACGATCGGCGACCTCTCCGAGCAGATGCTCGCCGCCGCCGCCGAGCTCAAGTTCGAGCTCGCGGCTCGTCTGCGCGATGAGGTGCAGGATCTCAAGAAGGAGCTCAGAGCGATGGAGCGCGCCGGTCACGCCTGA
- a CDS encoding MarR family winged helix-turn-helix transcriptional regulator, giving the protein MDDDLLLLENQVCFALVTAARNIVSIYRPVLEPLGLTHPQYLVMLALWERSPRSLRDLAEDLAMEPATLSPLVKRLEGQGRIARTRRVDDERVLDISLTTEGRALRADALRVPQQIMAAVGMDAAELAALRDGLAPFAGRRD; this is encoded by the coding sequence GTGGACGACGATCTTCTCCTGCTCGAGAACCAGGTGTGCTTCGCCCTCGTGACGGCCGCGCGCAACATCGTGTCGATCTACCGGCCGGTCCTCGAGCCGCTGGGACTCACGCATCCGCAGTACCTCGTGATGCTCGCCCTGTGGGAACGATCGCCGCGGTCGCTGCGCGATCTCGCCGAGGACCTCGCTATGGAGCCGGCGACGCTCTCGCCGCTGGTCAAGCGTCTGGAGGGTCAGGGGAGGATCGCCCGCACGCGACGCGTCGACGACGAACGCGTGCTCGACATCTCGCTGACGACCGAGGGGCGCGCGCTCCGGGCGGACGCGCTGCGGGTGCCGCAGCAGATCATGGCCGCCGTGGGGATGGACGCCGCAGAGCTCGCCGCGCTGCGCGACGGCCTGGCACCCTTCGCCGGCAGACGCGACTGA
- the uvrA gene encoding excinuclease ABC subunit UvrA, whose protein sequence is MPILPVSELAHNAGKLSVRGARVHNLKNVDLDIPRDSLVVFTGLSGSGKSSLAFDTIFAEGQRRYVESLSSYARQFLGQVDRPDVDFIEGLSPAVSIDQKSTNRNPRSTVGTITEIHDYMRLLWARIGVPHCPVCGEVIQRQTVQQIADQLMELPERTRYQIVAPIVSQKKGEFVDLFQELSAKGYARAVVDGELIQLAEPPALKKSYKHDIAVVVDRLVAGPDILSRVTDSVETALGLAGGVMQVNFVDEEGDAAWQSFSEKLACPNGHPLQLTEIEPRTFSFNAPFGACPACSGLGTRMSVDTDLMLGDEELSIAQGVIIPWTTQGKGLFQYYERLLEGLSADLGFSLDEPWKDLPQEVRDAVLHGQDFKVTVKWKNRYGREMRYTSGFEGVVPYIERQYQQAESDSARQRWGEYLREVPCPVCDGARLKPEVLAVRVHGRSIADASRMSLAEAQEYFAELELSDREAKIAAAVLREIRVRLDFLIQVGLTYLSLGRSAGSLSGGEAQRIRLATQIGSGLTGVLYVLDEPSIGLHQRDNRRLIETLLALKNLGNTLIVVEHDEETMQAADWVVDIGPRAGVDGGTVVHSGPYASLLADTDSLTGDYLAGRREIPIPDSRRRINRKRQLVVVGARENNLKNVTAEFPLGVMTAVTGVSGSGKSSLVNDILYQVLASRLNGARTVPGKHTRVTGLEELDKVVHVDQAPIGRTPRSNPATYTGVFDRIRTLFSETPEAKARGYQPGRFSFNVKGGRCEACSGDGTIKIEMNFLPDVYVDCEVCHGQRYNRDTLMVHYKGKNIAEVLDMPITEAAEFFEPIQAIHRYLRTLVDVGLGYVRLGQSATTLSGGEAQRVKLATELQRRSNGRSVYVLDEPTTGLHFEDVRRLLDVLSELVDKGNTVIVIEHNLDVIKSADWVIDLGPEGGSGGGTIVATGTPEQIAAVPESHTGVFLAEILGGRAARKAG, encoded by the coding sequence GTGCCCATCCTTCCTGTGTCCGAGCTCGCCCACAACGCCGGCAAACTCAGTGTCCGCGGCGCGCGGGTGCACAACCTCAAGAACGTCGACCTCGACATCCCGCGCGACAGTCTCGTCGTGTTCACGGGCCTCTCCGGCTCCGGCAAGTCGAGCCTCGCGTTCGACACGATCTTCGCCGAGGGTCAGCGCCGCTACGTCGAGTCGCTGAGCTCGTACGCGCGCCAGTTCCTCGGCCAGGTCGATCGTCCGGACGTGGACTTCATCGAGGGTCTGAGCCCCGCCGTGTCGATCGATCAGAAGTCGACCAACCGCAACCCGCGCTCGACCGTCGGCACGATCACCGAGATCCACGACTACATGCGTCTGCTCTGGGCGCGGATCGGGGTGCCGCACTGCCCGGTGTGCGGCGAGGTCATCCAACGTCAGACGGTGCAGCAGATCGCCGATCAGCTCATGGAGCTGCCCGAGCGCACGCGCTACCAGATCGTGGCGCCCATCGTCAGCCAGAAGAAGGGCGAGTTCGTCGACCTGTTCCAGGAGCTGAGCGCCAAGGGCTACGCACGCGCGGTCGTCGACGGCGAGCTCATCCAGCTCGCCGAGCCCCCGGCGCTCAAGAAGAGCTACAAGCACGACATCGCGGTGGTCGTCGACCGACTGGTCGCGGGCCCCGACATCCTGTCGCGCGTCACCGACTCGGTCGAGACGGCGCTCGGGCTCGCCGGCGGCGTCATGCAGGTCAACTTCGTCGACGAGGAAGGCGACGCCGCCTGGCAGTCGTTCTCCGAGAAGCTCGCCTGCCCCAACGGCCACCCCCTGCAGCTCACCGAGATCGAGCCGCGCACCTTCTCGTTCAACGCGCCGTTCGGCGCCTGTCCCGCGTGCTCGGGACTCGGCACCCGGATGTCCGTCGACACCGACCTCATGCTCGGCGACGAGGAGCTGTCGATCGCGCAGGGCGTCATCATCCCCTGGACGACCCAGGGCAAAGGCCTGTTCCAGTACTACGAACGACTGCTCGAGGGCCTGTCCGCCGACCTCGGCTTCTCGCTCGACGAGCCGTGGAAGGATCTGCCGCAAGAGGTCCGCGATGCGGTCCTGCACGGACAGGACTTCAAGGTGACCGTGAAGTGGAAGAACCGCTACGGCCGCGAGATGCGGTACACGTCGGGGTTCGAGGGCGTCGTGCCCTACATCGAGCGGCAGTACCAGCAGGCCGAGTCCGACAGCGCGCGCCAGCGGTGGGGCGAGTACCTGCGTGAGGTGCCGTGCCCGGTCTGCGACGGCGCGCGCCTCAAGCCGGAGGTGCTCGCCGTCCGCGTGCACGGCCGTTCGATCGCCGATGCGTCGCGCATGAGCCTCGCCGAGGCGCAGGAGTACTTCGCCGAGCTCGAGCTGAGCGACCGTGAGGCCAAGATCGCCGCCGCCGTCCTGCGCGAGATCCGCGTGCGTCTCGACTTCCTGATCCAGGTCGGGCTCACCTACCTGAGCCTGGGGAGGTCGGCCGGATCGCTCTCGGGCGGTGAGGCGCAGCGCATCCGACTCGCGACGCAGATCGGCTCCGGGCTCACCGGCGTGCTCTACGTGCTCGACGAGCCCTCCATCGGACTCCACCAGCGCGACAACCGCCGGCTGATCGAGACGCTCCTGGCGCTCAAGAACCTCGGCAACACCCTCATCGTCGTCGAGCACGACGAAGAGACCATGCAGGCCGCCGACTGGGTCGTCGACATCGGACCGCGTGCCGGCGTCGACGGCGGAACCGTGGTGCACTCCGGCCCGTACGCCTCGCTGCTCGCCGACACGGATTCGCTCACGGGCGACTACCTGGCGGGCCGCCGGGAGATCCCGATCCCCGACAGTCGGCGACGGATCAACCGGAAGCGGCAGCTCGTCGTCGTGGGTGCGCGGGAGAACAACCTCAAGAACGTCACGGCGGAGTTCCCGCTCGGCGTCATGACGGCGGTGACCGGCGTCAGCGGGTCCGGCAAGTCGTCGCTCGTCAACGACATCCTGTACCAGGTCCTCGCCTCCCGGCTCAACGGCGCCCGGACCGTGCCCGGCAAGCACACGCGCGTCACCGGACTCGAGGAGCTCGACAAGGTCGTCCACGTCGACCAGGCGCCCATCGGCCGCACGCCCCGCTCCAACCCCGCGACCTACACGGGGGTGTTCGACCGCATCCGGACGCTGTTCAGCGAGACCCCCGAGGCGAAGGCGCGGGGGTACCAGCCCGGGCGGTTCTCCTTCAACGTCAAGGGCGGGCGCTGCGAGGCGTGCTCGGGCGACGGCACGATCAAGATCGAGATGAACTTCCTGCCCGACGTATACGTCGACTGCGAGGTCTGTCACGGTCAGCGGTACAACCGCGACACGCTCATGGTCCACTACAAGGGCAAGAACATCGCCGAAGTGCTCGACATGCCGATCACCGAGGCCGCCGAGTTCTTCGAGCCGATCCAGGCGATCCACCGCTATCTGCGAACGCTCGTCGACGTGGGGCTGGGGTACGTGCGGCTGGGGCAGTCCGCGACGACGCTCTCCGGCGGCGAGGCGCAGCGCGTCAAGCTCGCCACGGAGCTGCAGCGCCGGTCGAACGGGCGCAGCGTCTACGTGCTCGACGAGCCGACGACCGGTCTGCACTTCGAAGACGTCCGGCGCCTCCTCGACGTGCTCTCGGAGCTCGTCGACAAGGGAAACACGGTCATCGTGATCGAGCACAACCTCGATGTCATCAAGAGCGCCGACTGGGTCATCGACCTCGGTCCCGAGGGCGGCTCCGGCGGCGGCACGATCGTCGCGACGGGCACTCCGGAGCAGATCGCGGCGGTGCCCGAGAGCCACACCGGCGTGTTCCTGGCGGAGATCCTCGGCGGCCGGGCGGCACGCAAGGCGGGCTGA
- the uvrC gene encoding excinuclease ABC subunit UvrC, whose translation MAGDLSYRPRPGEIPTSPGVYRFRDGEGRILYVGKAKNLRARLSNYFAPLHTLHERTRRMVTSASSVEWTVVGSDVEALQLEYMWIQEFSPPFNVRYKDDKSYPYMAITLADEAPRVIVTRNHRIKGAKYFGPYPKVWAVHDTIDLMIKVFPIRTCSDASYRKAMATGRPCFPGQIGRCGGPCSMKVTIEEHRAIVDDFVAFMSGGDQRFARELTARMQDAAAAMEYEAAAAYRDKLQAIDAVLTRSALVLADDTDADLFGIAEDELAAAVQHFVVRGGRVRGVRATTIDKEIDIEGPELVDQVLQRTYGDAAPADIPRQVLVPELPEDAAEIEQWLRERRGRPVTVQVAQRGRKAELMKTATLNAKQALLLHKTRRTSDYVARTQALTDLQEALGLAEAPLRIECFDVSHLSGTHVVASMVVFEDGLPRKDQYRSFSIAETTDDTDSIYQVLTRRAAYLDRGEEQEETGRRPRFAYPPQLLIVDGGRPQVEAAQRALDDAGHPEIALCGIAKRLEEIWLPGEEYPVILPRTSEALYLVQRLRDEAHRFAITHQRRRRKRDITTVLAEIPGLGPARIRALLRHFGSVTALRAATPEQIAELPGIGPKLAETVHGHLASR comes from the coding sequence GTGGCCGGCGACCTCTCGTACCGCCCGCGTCCCGGCGAGATCCCGACGAGCCCCGGCGTCTATCGGTTCCGCGATGGCGAGGGCCGCATCCTCTACGTCGGCAAGGCGAAGAACCTCCGGGCGCGACTGTCGAACTATTTCGCGCCGCTGCACACGCTGCACGAGCGCACCCGGCGCATGGTGACCTCCGCCTCGTCCGTCGAGTGGACCGTCGTCGGCAGCGACGTCGAGGCGCTGCAGCTCGAGTACATGTGGATCCAGGAGTTCTCGCCCCCCTTCAACGTGCGGTACAAGGACGACAAGTCCTACCCGTACATGGCGATCACGCTCGCGGACGAGGCGCCGCGCGTGATCGTCACGCGGAACCACCGGATCAAGGGCGCGAAGTACTTCGGCCCCTACCCGAAGGTGTGGGCCGTCCACGACACGATCGACCTGATGATCAAGGTGTTCCCGATCCGCACCTGCTCCGACGCGTCGTACCGCAAGGCGATGGCCACGGGCCGCCCCTGCTTCCCCGGACAGATCGGCCGCTGCGGGGGGCCGTGCTCCATGAAGGTGACGATCGAGGAGCATCGTGCGATCGTCGACGACTTCGTCGCCTTCATGTCCGGCGGCGACCAGCGGTTCGCCCGGGAGCTGACGGCGCGGATGCAGGATGCCGCGGCCGCGATGGAGTACGAGGCGGCGGCGGCGTACCGAGACAAGCTGCAGGCCATCGACGCGGTGCTCACCCGCAGCGCGCTCGTGCTGGCCGATGACACGGACGCCGATCTTTTCGGCATCGCCGAGGACGAGCTCGCCGCGGCCGTCCAGCACTTCGTCGTGCGCGGCGGCCGCGTACGGGGAGTACGTGCCACGACGATCGACAAGGAGATCGACATCGAGGGCCCCGAGCTCGTCGACCAGGTGCTGCAGCGCACCTACGGCGATGCGGCACCCGCTGACATCCCTCGCCAGGTGCTCGTCCCCGAGCTGCCCGAGGACGCCGCCGAGATCGAGCAATGGCTGCGCGAGAGACGCGGCCGCCCCGTCACCGTGCAGGTGGCGCAGCGAGGACGCAAGGCCGAGCTGATGAAGACGGCGACGCTCAACGCGAAGCAGGCCCTTCTGCTGCACAAGACCCGCCGCACGAGCGACTACGTGGCACGCACCCAGGCGCTGACCGATCTGCAGGAGGCGCTGGGCCTGGCCGAGGCGCCGTTGCGGATCGAGTGCTTCGACGTCTCGCATCTGTCGGGCACCCATGTGGTCGCCTCGATGGTCGTCTTCGAAGACGGTCTCCCTCGCAAGGACCAGTACCGCTCGTTCTCGATCGCCGAGACGACGGACGACACGGACTCGATCTACCAGGTGCTCACGCGCCGCGCCGCCTACCTCGACCGCGGGGAAGAGCAGGAGGAGACCGGCCGGCGTCCGCGCTTCGCGTACCCGCCGCAGCTGCTGATCGTCGACGGCGGCAGACCGCAGGTGGAGGCCGCCCAGCGCGCGCTGGACGACGCGGGACATCCCGAGATCGCACTGTGCGGCATCGCGAAGCGCCTCGAGGAGATCTGGCTCCCGGGGGAGGAGTATCCGGTCATCCTGCCGCGCACCTCCGAGGCGCTGTACCTGGTGCAGCGACTGCGCGACGAGGCCCACCGGTTCGCGATCACGCATCAGCGGCGCCGGCGCAAGCGCGACATCACGACCGTGCTCGCCGAGATCCCCGGCCTCGGCCC